GAAAGCCAACGGCGCATCGCGGAAGAAACCTTGGAAATCTTCTGTCCGATTGCGCATCGCCTTGGTATTTCCACGATCAAGTGGGAGATGGAGGACATTGCCCTCCGTTATTTGAATCCGCAGCAATACTACCGAATCGTGAATCTTATGCAGAAGAAGCGGACCGAGCGCGAGCAGTATATTGAGGATGTTATTCACAGCATCAAAGAGAAATTGGATGAGATGGGTATTCAAGGAGATATTTCTGGAAGACCCAAACATTTGTACAGTATTTACAAAAAAATGAGTTCCCGCGGCAAGCAGTTCAATGAGATTTATGATCTCATGGCGCTGCGCGTCATAGTCGATGGAATCAAAGATTGCTACGCTTCTTTGGGCATTATTCATACGTTGTGGAAGCCGATGCCAGGGCGTTTCAAGGACTATATCGCGATGCCTAAGCCGAATATGTACCAATCCCTGCATACGACTGTCATTGGGCCTAAGGGAGAGCCCTTGGAGGTTCAGATTCGGACTTGGGAGATGCACAGAACCTCAGAGTTCGGAATCGCTGCTCATTGGGCTTACAAAGAGGGAGGCACAGTCGTCCCTTCCGGCACATTTGAAGATAAAATGAGCTGGTTCCGTGAAATTCTGGAGCTGCAGCATGAAACGAACGATGCCTCCGAATTCATGGAATCCATGAAAATGGATTTCTTCTCTGACCTTGTTTTCGTATTTACGCCAAAAGGTGAAGTGATCGAGCTTCCTGCTGGTTCCGTACCCCTGGATTTTGCTTACCGCATTCATACGGAAGTCGGCAATCGCACGATTGGCGCCAAGGTCAATTCGCGGATTGTTCCGCTTGATCACAAACTCAAAACGGGGGATATTATCGAAATTCTGACGTCCAAGCATTCCTACGGACCTAGTCAGGATTGGGTGAAGATTGCGCAGTCCTCTCATGCGCGCAGCAAAATCAAGCAGTGGTTCAAGAAAGAGAAACGCGAAGAAAACGTTGAAAAAGGCAAGGATATGATTGAACGCGAACTCAAAAGGTTGGCGATCGATCCTCCGACGCTGATGAGCGATGATAAAATGCTCGAAGCAGCCAAGAAATTCAACTTCAATGATATCGAAGATATGTTGTCTGCTGTTGGGTTTGGCGGTATTACAGCGGCCCAAATCTGTACGAAACTAACCGAGAAGCTGCGGAGAGAAGCTGAGGAAGCACAAGTGCTGCAGCTGACCAGCGAGGTTAAGGAAGTCAAATCCAAGGAAAATGAGCGGAAAGGCCGGCCGACGAACGGCGTGCGCGTCAAAGGCGTCGATAACTTGCTGGTTCGTTTTGCCCGCTGCTGTAATCCGGTGCCTGGCGATTTGATTATCGGTTATATCACGCGCGGTCGTGGGGTGTCTGTTCACCGCTCGGATTGCACGAACATTCCTTCCAGCATGGGAGAAGAAGAGCGCGTCATTGAAGTGGACTGGGCGGAAGCCGTGGAATCCAACTTCAACGTGGAGATTGAGATCACGGGGCATGATCGCCGCGCTTTCTTGAATGAAGTACTGCAAGCTGTCTCCGAAAGCAAGACGATGATTTCAGCCGTTTCCGGACGTTCGGATAAAAATAAGATGGCGACGGTTCATATGACGATTTTGATCAAAAATATCGACCATTTGCAGTCAGTCGTCGAGAAAATCAAACGGGTCAAAGATGTTTATTCCGTACAGCGAATCATGCAGAGCTAGCGGATTGATGCTGTAAGGGTAAGGAGTTTTGGTGAAGCGATGAGAGTTGTTGTGCAGCGCTGCAAGCGCGCCGAGGTTACAGTTAATAATAGATCTATTGGCCGTATCGATGAGGGACTCATGCTGCTTGTAGGCGTCACCCACGAAGATACGGAGCAGGATGCCAAATATTTAGCGGAGAAAATCGCCGGACTGCGTATTTTTGAAGATGAAACTGGCAAAATGAATCTTTCTGTCCTAGAGACCGATGGCCAAATTTTGTCGGTTTCGCAGTTTACCTTGTATGGGGATTGCCGCAAAGGGAAGCGTCCTAATTTCATGGCAGCGGCGCGGCCAGAGCAAGCGGAGCCTTTATACGACAAGTTCAATGACCTGCTTAGAGCTCAAGGGTTGCACGTGGAGACGGGCGCATTTGGTGAAATGATGGATGTTTCTTTGACCAATTGGGGACCTGTGACTCTTGTAATTGACAGTAAATAGGCTTATCTTGGACAGGATGCCAAAGGATAAGGCTTTAACTGACTGGTTATACTGAATAGGTATATTCATGCAGTTAGGAGCATCCGGATGCGACAATCGATCAAACACAAAGCCATGACCGCACCAGAGCAGCAGATCTTCCACACTAGCCTTGCTGAGCGTATGAGCCAAGCGCCAGCGCTTGCTGATGTGGAAATAAGCAGTGAATTCACGTCTGATCAAGAGAAGATGAAAAGCATTCCCAAGAAATCCTATCGGTAACCATAAAGCCTCGCATGCGCTCAAAAACGCATGGTGAGGCTTTATTTGTGCATCTGCAGAATTTCTCTAGACCTCCAAGTTGTGGTAAACTAACAAGTGATGTTCAGGCAACAAATCAAACAACTGCGCAAATAGGCTTATCCTGCGATTCATTCAGGTAAGCATAGAGCAGGAGACAAGGCGGGTGCTTTTGTTTTAATGGCAAATTCGAATCGTAATACGTCCTCATCCAAGGGCTGGGTTTGGTTGATGGGAATCTTGATTTTACTCGCGGTGGCAGCAGCAGCTTCATCCTTGTATTATCAATACAAACACCTGGCGGAAACTGAGCATAAAGTTAGCAAACAAGGCATTGAAGAAGTCAAATCGGTTAAAAAAGTAAAAGAGGCTTACGATGTTATTGTCGTGGGAACAGATCCGGAGGGGGTCGCAGCGGCTGTTTCAGCGGCTCGCAACGGAATGACAACCTTGCTCGTTGACGGGCGCAACCGCGAGATTCTAGGCGGGCTTATGACCTTGGGATGGATTAACTCCCTCGATATGAACTATTCTCCAGGCAAAACTCTATTAGGGAAAGACGATGTATTTAACAAGGGCTTCTTCTCGGAATGGTATGCCAAAATCGAAGGTGATTCCTTTGATGTGAATACAGCCGCGAATGCGTTCTATGACTTGGTCAAAAACGAAAAAAACATTGATCTTTTACTTAAAACCAAATCCATTGAGCCGCTCATTAATGATAATAAGACCTTAGTTCAAGGGGCCAAAATTACGCTTCAAAACGGTGATACGCAGATGGTCAAAGCTGCCTCTGTGATCGATGCTACACAGGATGGAGATTTTGCCGCAGCGGCAGGTGTTCCTTTTACAATCGGGCATGAAGATATTGGGGATCCTAATTCCAAAATGGCTGTTACGCTCGCCTTCCGTCTCAAAAATGTAACGCAGGACGTTTGGAATATGATGGCCAAAAGATTGAACAATGATGATAGTCCGGATACAGGTGTCAACGAAGTAAGTGTTTTTGGTTATGGTGAAATGAGCAGCTATCCGGCGCTTAACAAAGAAAGAGCCAAGATGAGAGGATTTAATATGGGCAGGCAGAATGATAATACTGTCCTTATTAATGCCCTGCAAATTTTTGGCGTAGACACCTTTGATCCCAAATCCGTTCAAGAAGCTTTTGATATCGGAAAAAAGGAATTGCCTAATATTGTCGCTTATATGAAAAAGACGTTCCCCGAATTTGCAACTATCGAGCTCGATGGTTCGGCGCCAGAGCTCTATGTGAGGGAAACACGCCATATGCAGGGTGAATACCGCTTGAGTATTGTTGATGTTTGTACGAACAATGATCAGTGGGACCGTATTGGATTCGGCTCTTATGCTGTCGATATTCAAAGGGTTTCGCCTACAGACTCCGGCAATGTCGTTTGCAAACCGAAGCAGTATGCAATTCCGTTCCGCAGCATTGTGCCGCAGAAAGTGGATGGACTGCTTGTTGTAGGTCGAGCGGCCAGCTACGATACGTTGCCGCACGGAAGCGCGAGAGTAATGCCTACGGGGATGGCTGAAGGCGAAGCAGCAGGTGCTGCTGCAATGCTGGCGAAGCAGGAGAAGATGACGTTCCGTCAGCTCTCCGCATCCAAAGAAACCATCGCAAAGCTGCAAGCACAGTTAACGAAGCAAGGGATGGAATTACCGCCGATGACGCTCAAGCCGCAGCCTTTTATGGAGCACAAAGCCTACGAGGGGCTAAAGTCTGCTCTAATGTTGGGGCTAGCCTCTGGCGCATACACCAACAACTTCCGTCTAGACGATGCCGCGAATCCTAAGCGGATGGTGAACCTTGTGAGCGGTGCGAAGAAGATGAAACCGGATGCTTTCAAAGGGGATGTTGCGAAGGCGATCGACAAGCTTGATAACGCTGATAAAGTATCATTAACTTTGGAGCAAGCCAGTTATACGATCACCCAAGCGCTTGGAATTACAGCTTCCCAGAATGAAGCGCAAGCGAAGTTGGTCGAGAACAAGCTGCTGACCGAGGCAACTTTGAAGCTGATTGCGGACAAGACAAAGCTAACCAATGGAGATACCTATTTGATCATTCGAGATGTGAAGACAGGTTTGACCGGGAAGCCATAAATAAAACAAGAGCCTTACTGCCGCAATGGATGTGGCGGTAAGGCTCTAAGTTTGAGTCAGGATGAGAATAAAGTGTGTACGCTTACATATATCAGTCAGCTTCTGCAGCATCCTCTTCTGCTTCGGCAGATGCTTCCTCATCCGCAGCTTCTTCCGCTTCAGCTTCTTCCGCTTCAGCCTCTTCCTCAGCTTCTACTTCTTCCTCTTCAGCGGCTTCTTCCTCTTCTTCCGCTTCTACGGCATCATCCGACTCTTCAGTGGCCTCATCCTCGGCTGTTTCTTCAGCTGCATCATCTTCTACTTCTGCTTCGGTTTCAGATTCTTCAGAGAAGAGCACCACTAGGTCTTGCCGATCATCTTGAAACTCGTTTTGTTTTGTCATTGTTACAGCCTCCTGAAGATAAATTCAAGGCCATCTGCCTTGTTGTACATGTATATGTGGAATTTATCCGAATATACGAGGACAGGTGGATGAAAATATTTTAATATGCTGTAATGAAATTGTAATTTAATTTTCATCTCGTTTTAATGAACCAGGGCTATACTTATAGATGACCCCCTTTAAAATATAATGTAACTTGAGGCCTGCAGCCATTGTGCTGCAGGCTATTTTCTTTTGTGGACACGTCAAAGGTGCCGGGCTAATAACCGAAGTGGACTTGGATTTTGAAGGTCGCCCTCTTACGAACTCATTAACCTTTATATGATCAAAATGGTTCATTTTGAAAATCTAACGAATTCTCGAAGCGTTATTGGATGCAAATGCACACCATTTCACTTGTAGGCTGCTGAGTAAGGCTAATCCAGTTCATTAGGTTGCCAATGAAGCCCATTTTCTCGTCAATAAGCACCCTACTGTTCATTAGATTGCCAAGTTAACGGAGAGGCGGCTTGGTGGTGCTCAGTCTTGCCTGTTAACGCTGTTTTTCGACGTTACAGCTCTCGTTGTGGCTTCAAACGCTGCATTAACGCTGAAATTCAACCTTAACTCACCTGATGTGTCGTTTTTGGTGCTCAGCCTTGCCTGTTAACGCTGTTTTTCGACGTTACAGCTCTCGATGTGGCTTCAAACGCTGCAGTAACGCTGAAATTCAACCTTAACTCACCTGATGTGTCGTTTTTGGTGCTCGGTCTTGCCTGTTAACGCTGTTTTTCGACGTTACAGCTCTCGAAGTGGCTTCAAAAGCTGCATTAACGCTGAAATTCAACCTGAACTCACCTGATATGTCGTTGCTGCTCGTACCTTTGCAGGCAGGCTCCTATACCTTAAAGTAGCTAGTTACAAACCGAATGAAACAGAGGAACTGTTCAAGTGCAAATGGTTGCAATGGATATCTTTCAGAGAGCAGTGCACAAAAGCTGCAGAGCGGCGTATAAAACACCCATGGATGCAAAAAAGGAGCTAAGCGTACAAGCCGCTTAACTCCTTTATTAAGTTTAGGGTAAGTGAAGCTTACCACGAATGTAGTGTTGGAGAGTGACTCCCTCACCAGGTTCACGCGCGTTTGGCGTTCAGCAGCTAAAATGGTTACAGAACTAGCCGCAGAATCGACTTTTCTTATCTATTTTACATTAAAGCATCGAAAGAATAATCGCCAGCACCGATGAGGGCAACGCCAACAGCGATTGCAAGCAATACTAAATTGTACTCGATTCCGTTGGAAGTAACCCAGAAACCATTTTTACCGTGCACTTTAAGAATTGCCATGAGCATAGTCAGTGCAATGAGCGCAGCTCCTAACCATGTCCAAAGGCCTGCGGCGAAGAGAAGGCCTCCGCCAAGCTCCGCCAGACCTGCAAGTACAGCCATCAAGACCCCTGGCTTAATACCGATGGAATCAAAGAAGCCACCCGTTCCTTTTGGACCATAGCCCCCGAACCATCCAAATAATTTCTGTGTACCGTGCGCCGCGAATGTTAACCCTATGACCAAACGAATAATAAGAAGACCTAAAGCCATTACTAACAACTCCTCTATAAATATATTTTGTTTAACAACTTACTTTATGTTAGTATATTATTACGAAGCACTTACTTTTGTCAAGCGACTATGTTAAAATTGTTAATCATAAGCTTATGATGCAAGTTTTCGTAAGAAAACTCTGAGGAGATGATTTATATGGAAGACTATCAACTATGCCCGAAATTCGAAAATGCGTTTGAACTTCTGGGTAAGCGATGGACAGGGCTTATCGTGCATGTCTTGTTATCAGGACCTAAGCGTTTTAAAGATATATCTGTTCTCATTCCAAGCATGAGTGATCGCATGCTTTCGGAGAGATTCAAGGAGCTTGAGGCTGCTGAGATCATTATTCGTCACGTATACCCCGAAACGCCGGTTCGGATTGAATATGAGTTGACACCCAAAGGCAAAGGGCTCAAACCAGTTATGGATGAGTTGCAAAAGTGGGCGGACTCTCATTAACTAATATAGTGTAGTCGTTTTGTAAATAGACGTATGTCTCTTGACTTTACTTCTGCCAATGTTTACAATAAACAATATTGTAATTCGATACTTTTGTGATCCATTGAAGGGACAAAGTAATTCGCCCCCACATTGTCAGAGAAGGAAGCCTAGGGTGGAAGCTTCCTAATGATGAGCGAGCCAAAAGACCTCCCTGAGGACCAACTGGGAACCGTGCATCGACATTTGTCGACTAACGTAGTAGCTGTTGTGCGTGTAGCGGGCGTTAACCGTCAAGAGCAGAATGTGTGTGGGATGGCCTAGCTATCTTGCCGTTCTGAATGTGGGTGGTACCACGGGTGAATTTGTTAATCAAATCTCTCGTCCCTGACGTTTGTCGGGGATGGGGGATTTTTTGCTATTTGCATGAGATAAAGGGAGGTTGACCATATGAGCATCCAAAAGCCAAAAGGCACACAAGATCTTCTTCCCGGCGAGGTGGAGAAGTGGCAGTATCTGGAAAACAAGGCAAGAGAGTTGTGCCAGCGTTTTAATTACAAAGAAATTCGTTCCCCGATCTTCGAAGAGACTGAACTGTTTATCAGAGGTGTCGGAGAAACCACGGATATCGTTGGCAAAGAAATGTACACCTTCCTCGACAAGGGGAACCGCAGCATGACGCTTCGTCCCGAGGGCACGGCCGGGGTTGTTAGAGCGTATGTGGAAAATAAGCTTTACGGAATACCTGATCTTACCAAACTGTATTATGTGGGACCTATGTTCCGCTACGAACAGCCGCAAGCAGGTCGATACCGCCAGTTCCACCAATTCGGTATCGAAGCGTTTGGTTCCGTTGATCCTAGTATCGATGCTGAAGTCATAGCGCTGGGCTACACCTTCTACAAAGAAATCGGTCTGAAGGAAGTAACCGTGGAAATTAACTCGGTCGGCACGCCAGCTGTCCGCGCGGCTTACCGCGAGCAGTTGCAGGCGTTTTTTGCCCCAGTGAAGGATCAGATGTGCAAAGATTGTCAAATTCGCTATGAACGCAACCCGATGCGTCTGCTGGATTGTAAAATCGATCAGAAATTTGGCGAAGGCGCTCCCGATATTCTGGAATTTCTGGACGAAGAATGCCGCACGCACTTCGATCAAGTGAAAGAGCATTTGACGGCTATGGAGATTCCATTCCGCGTTAATCCTCGACTTGTTCGTGGTCTGGATTATTACACGCATACCGCTTTTGAGTACAAAGCAGCTGGTATTGGTGCCATTGATACGATTGGCGGAGGCGGACGCTACAATGGCTTGGTTGAGCAAATCGGCGGCCATGGCAACGATCAACCGGGCGTTGGCTTAGGTCTGGGGCTCGAGCGTATACTGCTCGTTCTACAGGCGCAAGGTGTAGAAATTCCGAAGCCGGACCCGCTCGACGTCTACTTGATTGGTTTAGGGGAAGCGGCTGAGAAGGAAGTTACGAAGCTGCTGCACCAGTTGAGAGTACAAGGAATCAAAGCTGAGAAGGACTACCAAGGGCGCAAAATGAAGGCGCAAATGAAATCGGCTGACCGGTTTCAAGCAACCTACGTGGCCATCCTTGGAGATGACGAGTTAGCGCGCGGCGAAATTACGCTGAAGAAAATGGATACAGGCGCTCAATTAACGGTTAGTTTAGTGGATATTGGTTCGAACGCAGCTAAGACACTATTCCAATAGATGATCAAAGAATTTACAAAAGAGAGACTTTGAGCTCTGGCTCAAAGATCCCTATATTAGGAGGAAACAATCATGATGCTAAAAACACATCATTGCGGGCAGCTTACGAAAGATCAGGTAGGACAAACAGTAACATTAAACGGGTGGGTACAAAGAAGACGTGACTTAGGCGGCGTACTGTTCATTGATTTACGCGACCGCAGCGGGCTTGTTCAAACCGTATTTAACCCTGATTTCTCAGGGGATGCTCTTGCGATTGCTGACCGCGCGCGCAATGAGTACGTGCTTGCGATCAAAGGTAAAGTCGTTGAACGTGACGCGGAGACTGTGAACAAAAATATCCCAACAGGTGAAATTGAAATTCAAGTTACCGAGATTGAAATCATGAATGCAGCCAAAACGCCTCCGTTCTTCATTGAAGACGGCGTTGATGTGGATGAAGCGGTTCGCTTGAAATATCGTTATCTGGATCTGCGTCGTCCGGAAATGCAAAAAACGTTGATGCTGCGCTCCAAAGCTTCCAACATTTTCCGCAACTTCTTGGATGCTCAAGGCTTCATCGATGTGGAAACACCAATTTTGACAAAAAGCTCACCGGAAGGCGCTCGTGATTATTTGGTGCCAAGCCGCGTGCATCCAGGCGAATTTTTCGCGCTGCCGCAATCTCCACAAATTTTCAAGCAGTTGTTGATGGTAAGCGGACTAGAGCGCTATTACCAAATCGCACGTTGTTTCCGTGATGAGGATCTTCGCGCAGATCGTCAACCTGAATTCACCCAAGTCGACATTGAGACATCCTTCCTGTCCCAGGATCAGCTTTTTGAGCTTTTGGAAGAGCTTGTCGTGAAGCTTATGAAAGAAACAGCGCAAGTGGAAATCCCGCGTCCATTCCAACGTATTACGTATGCTGATGCGATGGCGAAATATGGTTCTGATAAACCGGATCTGCGTTTTGGCTTGGAGCTTGAAGATGTATCGGATATCGTTGAGACTTCCGGCGTTCAAGTATTCGCGAATGTAGTTAAAGGCGGCGGCCAAGTAAAAGCATTGAATGCCAAAGGCTGCGGAACTTGGAGCCGTAAGGAAATTGATGACCTGCTGCCATTTGCTGCACGTTATGGTGCCAAAGGTCTGGCTTGGATTCAAGTGAAAGACGGCGAATTCAAAGGGCCAATCGTGAAATTCTTCAATGAAGCCGAAATTGCTGCGTTAACAGAGCGTCTTGGGGTAGAAGAAGGAGACTTGCTTCTGTTCTCTGCTGACAAGAAGAAAGTTGTGGCTGATGTTCTCGGTAACCTTCGTTTGAAAATCGGACGTCAACTCGGTCTGATTGATGACTCCAAATTCAAATATGCGTGGGTTGTAGACTTCCCACTTCTGGGCTATGACGAAGAAGCGAAACGCTATGTAGCGGAACACCATCCGTTCACACGTCCACGTGAAGAAGATATTCATTTCTTCGATACAGACCCAGGTCAAATTCGTGCGCAAGCTTACGACCTTGTGCTCAACGGCTACGAAGTGGGCGGGGGCTCGATGCGGATTTACCAACGCGATGTGCAAGAGAAAATGTTCACGGCACTCGGATTCTCCAAAGAAGAAGCTACGAAGCAATTTGGATACTTGCTGGAAGCTTTTGAATATGGCACGCCTCCGCATGGTGGTTTTGCTTTTGGTTTTGACCGTTTGGTTATGCTGATTACAGGCCGCACCAACTTGCGTGAAACGATCGCATTCCCGAAAACAGCGAATGCAACAGACTTGTTGATGGATGCCCCAAGTACGGTAGAAGACAAACAGCTGGAGCAGCTGTCCATTCGCACAGCGCTTAAGCAGCCTGCTGCCAAAGCTTAAGAACACGGAAGAGGAAGTGTATCTATGCTTCACCAATTTTCGCGGACGGAACTAGCCATTGGGCCTGAAGGCCTTGAAATCATGAAGAATAGCACGGTCGCGGTGCTGGGGATTGGCGGCGTAGGTTCTATCGCGGCCGAAGCGTTGGCGCGTACAGGCGTTGGCCGTCTAATTCTGATCGACAAGGATGTCGTTGATATTACTAATATCAACCGACAAATTCATGCCCTCACGACGACTGTTGGTCAGCCCAAAGCTGATCTGATGCGGGACCGAATCAAATTAATTAACCCGGATTGCGATGTAATTGCGCTGAGGATGTTCTATACAGAGGAAACGTATGAAGAAGTTTTCGCTCATAACATCGACTATGTGCTCGATGCCAGCGACACGATTTCCTACAAAATTCATCTGATCAAGCAGTGCCTGGAGCGCAAGATTCCAATTGTTTCGAGCATGGGAGCGGCGAATAAAATGGATCCTTCGCAGTTTAAAGTGGCGGATATTTCCAAAACCAGCATGGACCCCATCGCTCGTGTTGTACGACAAAAATTGCGCAAAGAAGGCATCAAAAAAGGCGTGAAAGTCGTCTTCTCGACAGAAGAGCCAATGAAGCCGCGCGAAGATGTCACGCAACAAATTGTTCCGGCGAACGCGCCTGAAATTCGCAAAGCAAAGCAGCCTCCGGCGAGCAATGCTTTCGTCCCGCCAGTTGCGGGGTTGATTATGGTGAGCGTAGCTGTGAAAGAATTGTTGGAAATTGGTTTGAAAAAGCAAGGATGAGTTGTCGGATGCGCTAGATGCCCTAGATGCGCTGAATGAGGGCACAATTATTGTAAATAACCTAGCCGCAGGCTAGGTTATTTTTGCTTTTGGGGAACGTCGATCCGTTTATTGTGACATAGGGGATTTAGGATCCTTCCGCCTGAAAACATGACATGTTTTCATCTCCGAGTTATAATGAAGGCCATGGTTGCAAAGAAAAGAAAGCAAAGGAACTCATTCAATGGACTTATTTACATATGCCTCATCTCAAGAGCCGAGCAGCAAGCTGCTCGCAGACCGCATGCGGCCAACGACATTAGATGAATATATCGGTCAGGAGCAAATCGTCGGCAAAGGCAAGCTGTTAAGAAGAGCGATTGAAGCCGACCAAGTGTCTTCGATCCTGCTTTATGGTCCGCCAGGGACTGGCAAGACAACCTTGGCGAACATCATTGCCAACCGTACTCAAGGGGAGTTCATGAAGTTGAACGCGGTTGATGCTTCAGTTAAGGATGTCAGAGAGATTATCGAGCTGGCGAAGACGAATAAAGCGATGTACGGACGTAAGACTATCCTCTTCCTGGACGAGGTGCATCGCTTCAACACCTCGCGGCAGGATGCTCTGCTGCCTGCGGTCGAGCAGGGCATCCTCATCTTCATCGGGGCGACCACAGAGAATCCGTTTCACCATGTGAACGGGGCTCTGCTGTCGCGCTCGACGCTGTTTCAGCTCGAGCCGCTCACGGCGGAGCATGCGCTCATCGCCATGCAAAGAGCGATCGCCGATCCCGTGAAGGGGCTCGGCTTCATGCGCCTCCAGGTGGAGGAGGAGGCGCTGGAGCACATTGCCCGGATGGCCAACGGCGACATCCGGAGGTCCCTCAACGCGCTGGAACTCGCCGCGCTGACGACTTCGCCCGAACCGGATGGTACGGTTCGGATCACGCTTGAGGTGGCGGAGGAGTCGATCCGCCGCCCCATCGTGAAAGCGGACGAGTCGACGCAGTATGACGTCTTGTCCGCCTTTCACAAGAGCATACGCGGCTCCAGTGACGCCGCGCTGTTCTGGTTCCTCTATGCCGTTGAGAAGCTTGGCATGGACCCTATGACGTTCCTGAGGCGCCTTATCGTCGCCAGCAGTGAAGATATTGGCCTGGCGAACCCGCAGGCCATGGTGCAGTCTGTGACGGCTATGGATGCCTATCATAAGATTGGATGGCCAGAATCGAAGTACATCATTTCCCAGGCAATTTTATTCGCCGTAGAAAGTCCTAAATCCAATTCAATCCCGCTTGCGATCATGCGCGCAGAGCAATTGATGGATCAAGTGAAATCGGCAAATGT
Above is a genomic segment from Paenibacillus sp. HWE-109 containing:
- a CDS encoding tRNA threonylcarbamoyladenosine dehydratase, whose translation is MLHQFSRTELAIGPEGLEIMKNSTVAVLGIGGVGSIAAEALARTGVGRLILIDKDVVDITNINRQIHALTTTVGQPKADLMRDRIKLINPDCDVIALRMFYTEETYEEVFAHNIDYVLDASDTISYKIHLIKQCLERKIPIVSSMGAANKMDPSQFKVADISKTSMDPIARVVRQKLRKEGIKKGVKVVFSTEEPMKPREDVTQQIVPANAPEIRKAKQPPASNAFVPPVAGLIMVSVAVKELLEIGLKKQG
- a CDS encoding replication-associated recombination protein A, with product MDLFTYASSQEPSSKLLADRMRPTTLDEYIGQEQIVGKGKLLRRAIEADQVSSILLYGPPGTGKTTLANIIANRTQGEFMKLNAVDASVKDVREIIELAKTNKAMYGRKTILFLDEVHRFNTSRQDALLPAVEQGILIFIGATTENPFHHVNGALLSRSTLFQLEPLTAEHALIAMQRAIADPVKGLGFMRLQVEEEALEHIARMANGDIRRSLNALELAALTTSPEPDGTVRITLEVAEESIRRPIVKADESTQYDVLSAFHKSIRGSSDAALFWFLYAVEKLGMDPMTFLRRLIVASSEDIGLANPQAMVQSVTAMDAYHKIGWPESKYIISQAILFAVESPKSNSIPLAIMRAEQLMDQVKSANVPLHLRDTHYKGADQLGHKGYMYPHNYPGHFVRQQYLPDEIQREIIFQASEQGTEEKMKLNQQKRRGKPTDL